A single region of the Oncorhynchus kisutch isolate 150728-3 linkage group LG30, Okis_V2, whole genome shotgun sequence genome encodes:
- the plvapa gene encoding plasmalemma vesicle associated protein a, translating into MYNSSYSQAKFGLEARRKIQKPSGKSCGYYMRVVFFFSSLIQSLIIVSLVLFLVYGRSPDAAAESRVRDLEKSFNRLSVDNMNLRQQKKNLTLLLNATQTDKMRNNKEMINLRQMANKSVIFITHLRDQANQCDNDKRSCLIQLNLNRCPRAMTPMITLNGNNNNIHENQVQRLEQLLKLVSSNFSQTVQFMRIEIENTAKDRDTLTLDAISLRRDKTSLLKQLESYRKKCKEDFVQSLDGISNVSKAFLLKIDTLLPKVSPFLLTCEKQRDHLDQIRNNCSSLSREVETKFQHYLDNVGSQVSEIQGRSARLQAEKDQLAEDHKWCSHNRSAMALEHQEKLQKTQEKYDREMEKLLTGRMRLQGDKDLGETAMKVKEGEIKILNDKIRSLNASLANCGSRTGMGSPGAAGNTGVGWVGPSTTGQGNRGSTAGTGSMAGIGGWGASASSTGNGNTVFGNTGMGGPGSSATGVGTRGSGGTGLSGAGSPSGVAKKIGPGLGSPNSYSLANINQYLRELQQYSKPNSGSEVSG; encoded by the exons ATGTACAACAGTAGCTACTCCCAGGCCAAGTTTGGCTTGGAGGCCAGGAGGAAGATCCAGAAGCCCAGTGGGAAGAGCTGTGGCTACTACATGAGGgttgtcttcttcttctcctctctgatCCAGTCGCTCATCATCGTCAGTCTCGTTCTCTTCCTGGTCTACGGGAGGTCCCCGGACGCGGCAGCCGAGAGCCGGGTCCGAGACCTGGAGAAGAGCTTCAACCGCCTCTCCGTTGACAACATGAACCTCCGGCAGCAGAAAAAGAATCTGACGCTTCTCCTGAATGCCACTCAGACCGACAAGATGCGCAACAACAAGGAAATGATAAATCTGCGTCAAATGGCAAACAAATCTGTCATATTCATCACCCATCTCAGAGACCAAGCG AATCAATGCGATAACGATAAGAGAAGCTGTCTGATTCAACTTAACCTGAACCGATGCCCCAGAGCCATGACACCAATGATAACACTAAATG gcaacaacaacaatatacaTGAAAACCAGGTCCAGCGGCTAGAGCAATTGTTAAAGCTAGTGAGCTCCAACTTCAGTCAGACGGTGCAGTTCATGAGGATTGAGATAGAGAACACAGCCAAGGACCGGGACACCCTCACCTTGGATGCCATCTCCCTCCGGAGGGACAAGACCTCCCTGCTGAAACAGCTGGAGAGCTACAGGAAGAAGTGCAAGGAGGACTTCGTCCAATCCCTCGATGGTATCTCCAACGTCTCCAAAGCCTTCCTGTTGAAGATCGACACCCTCCTGCCCAAAGTCAGCCCCTTCCTGCTCACCTGTGAGAAGCAGCGCGACCACCTGGACCAGATCCGCAACAACTGCTCCAGTCTGTCCCGCGAGGTGGAGACCAAGTTCCAGCACTACCTGGACAACGTAGGCTCCCAGGTGTCGGAGATCCAGGGCCGTAGCGCCAGGCTGCAGGCGGAGAAAGACCAGCTAGCCGAGGACCACAAATGGTGCAGCCATAACCGCAGCGCCATGGCCCTGGAGCACCAAGAAAAGTTGCAGAAGACCCAGGAGAAATACGACCGAGAGATGGAGAAGCTGCTGACGGGCCGCATGAGGCTGCAGGGGGACAAGGACCTGGGGGAGACAGCGATGAAGGTGAAGGAGGGCGAGATCAAAATCCTCAACGACAAGATCCGGAGCCTCAACGCCTCCCTGGCCAACTGTGGCTCCAGG ACCGGAATGGGTAGCCCGGGTGCAGCCGGTAACACAGGGGTGGGCTGGGTAGGGCCGAGTACAACGGGGCAAGGTAACCGAGGGTCAACTGCTGGAACAGGATCGATGGCAGGAATAGGTGGGTGGGGCGCATCTGCATCTTCAACAGGAAACGGTAATACAGTGTTTGGCAACACAGGAATGGGCGGGCCAGGGTCAAGTGCAACAGGAGTGGGTACTAGGGGATCAGGAGGGACTGGACTGAGTGGTGCCGGGTCACCATCAGGTGTTGCAAAGAAAATTGGACCAGGCTTGGGTAGCCCCAACAGTTACAGTTTAG CAAATATCAATCAATACTTACGCGAGCTGCAGCAGTATTCCAAGCCCAACTCCGGCTCAGA AGTATCTGGGTAA